In Bacillota bacterium, the DNA window TCGCCTCAAGCACACTTACGCTCAAGCCTTCGCTTAAACTAGGCAGCACAAACAGATCCCATCCAGCCATTAAGGCAGGAACATCGCTGCGAAAACCCAAAAACTTCACATATGGTTCCAACTGCAGCGCTTGGCTGTACAGCTCTAACTGGTGGCGCATCGGACCATCTCCCACAATTACTATCCGCATCTGCGGTAGGACGTTCCGCAGAAGCACCGCTGCCTTCAGCAGGCAGGCAATCCCTTTTTCCGCGATGAGTCGAGCGACTGCACCAATAATGAAATGTTTTGAGTCAAGCCCCATTAAAGCCAGCGCTTCTCGGCGGGAATAGCCTTCAAACCGGTGGTAATCCACGCCGTTGCGGATCGTGACAATGCGGTTGTAGGGTACAAACTCTGCCAGCTCACTGCCAACTGTATCGCTGACCGCAATGATTCGACCCAAGGCCTTCAGCAGAGTGCGGTTAACCAGCCCATGGGTCGCTCGATACCAGCGCGTCTGGGGTTGAGGAAGCATGTTATGGGCGGTAAACAAGGTTTTCTTAACTCCGCTGAGTTTAGCTGCCGGAACAGCAATCATTACAGATTTTAAGCCGTGAATATGGATCAGCTCTGGTTTAACTGCCCGCAGCACTTTAGTCAACTGCCAAACTGCTTTCAGATCCTGCTTAGGCTCGATCCCATCTGTGATCTCGATAGGATAAAAGGGGCAGCCTTCAGCCCACTCTTCCAATTCTTGGGGGCCGCAGACAATGATCTCACAGCAGCTGCTGAGACCCCTACGCAAGTAGTTTAAGTGCTGCTTAATGCCGCCCGCTGCGGGACGTATAACCCAAGCTACTTTCAACGGCTGATCCCTTCCTTCGCTGACAGCTTATTTATAACCCGATTGTGGGCACCCTATTCTCGAGGAGGTAGACCGATGAGCAGACCGATTGTTATAGTCACTGTACTGCTGGTGGCTGCTGTTTTCTTTGGTACTTATCAGGCTTTCGTACAGAACTCGCCTCCAGTACCTGAACCAGGTCCCGAAATCCGCAGCAGTACCGTTAATCTCCAGGATCTGACTGATAAAGCTGCCCAAGCAGCGCTTGACGAAGAATGGCTCCTGTGCCAGTACTATACTCAGCTGCTGTTAGCCGAGTGGGATCGGTTGAAACCTAATTCCCCCAATCGGCTCAGCGCAGTCATGGAAATAGATCAGATCCTGTTCGAGCTGGATGATCTAGTTCTCAACCAGAATCAAACTGGCGTTATTTCAGCTACTACTCGGCTTACCCACGCTTTCGCATATCTGTTCAACAGCTAAAACTCAGGGAGCAGCAGAGCTGCTCCCTTTATCGTTAAGATTTCCGTTTCTTAGGATTGTTGACTTGCTGTTTTACATTAGTTTCTGTTTCCGGTTTTCCCAATAGTTCATCTGCAGTTTCATAGTAATTATCGGTACGCTGCAGCTTCTTGTTGAGATTCTGGTTGACCTGATCGACTTTCCGCTTTTTTGCCATCTACCACCCTCCCTTCCCTGATAGTATAGACAGGAGCACAAAAAAATAAACTTCCCGCTTGATTGCAGGAAGATTCCAAAGTGGGGAAGAAATTGTTAGGGCATTAGATTTAGGAAGCGAGTGGTAGTATGAGTATAGCAATAGTTGCAAATCCATCTGCAGGAAGAGGTCGCGGCCGCAAAGTAGCTGAATCTGTCGCAAATGTTTTGCGGGATCGGAACCAAGATTTTGAACTTTTCCTTACTGAAGGTCCCAAGCACGCTGTTGAGCTTGCTTATCAGGCCAGCCGCAAGCATGAGATTGTCGCAGCTCTAGGCGGTGACGGTACCATCAACGAGGTCTTAAGCGGTATCTGGGAAACAGAATCTAAATTAGCGATTATTCCCGGCGGAACAGGAAACGACTACGCCCGGGGGTTGGATATTCCTCGCGATCCGCTAGCCGCCCTAGATCTCATCCAGAATGGCAGGGCAGTTAAAGTTGATGTTGTTAAGGAAACGGACCGGATGTTTGGGGTAGTATCTACAATCGGATTTCCATCCACTGTTTTGGTGAATGTCAACGCACACCGCGATTCCTGGCTGAAAGGTTCGCCGGTGTTTTTAGCTTCGGTAGCCAAAACAATCCGGGAGCTGGAAAGCTATCGGGTTAAGATTACTCTTGATCACAAAGAGATTGATACTAAGGTTGTGGGCGTTGTGCTGATGAATATGCCCTACGGAGGTGGAGGTCTGAAGTTTGCACCTGATGCTCGCTACAACGATGGTCTGATTTCGGTCGTGATTATTAAAGAAGTCGGGAAATTCGAGCTGATGCGGGCGCTGCCGACAGTCTATTTCGGCAAGCACGTAAACCATCCGAAGGTTGAAATTCTCCAGGGTAAGAAAGTAAGGATTGAAGCGGAGCAGCCCCTGATTAAGTCATTTGACGGGGATTTAGCAGGCACTACGCCTTTAGAAGCGGAGATTTATCCGGAGAAAGCAGAAGTTATTGTTGGGGTGTAATTAAAAATTAATAAAAAAATGGGGTGAGTAACCGGATTCGAACCGGCGACCTCCAGGGCCACAACCTGGCGCTCTAACCAACTGAGCTATACCCACCACACTAATATATATAATTATAACAGCTAATAGACCACATGGCGCGCCTGGCAGGATTCGAACCTGCGGCACTCGGATTAGAAGTCCGATGCTCTATCCCCTGAGCTACAGGCGCATCGTTTCAAAAGTGGAGCGGGTGAAGGGAATCGAACCCTCACAGCTGGCTTGGAAGGCCAGTGCTCTACCATTGAGCTACACCCGCTTTTTTAATCATGGTCGGGGCGAGAGGATTTGAACCTCCGGCCTCCTGCTCCCAAGGCAGGCGCGCTAGCCAAACTGCGCCACGCCCCGATTTTGTCGCCTTATATCGGACTGACAAATGCTATGATACCATATCTGAACAGGTATGTCAACACATTATCGGGAAAATTTTTCAATCAAAATGCTGCGGAGTTGACTTAAAGCTTTAGCGCGGTGGCTGATCTTATTTTTGACCTCGGCATCAAGTTCAGCAAAGGTTTTATCATACTCCGGAACGATGAAAAGCGGATCATATCCAAATCCATTATCCCCCCGCGGCTGATAACCAATCCTGCCTCGGCAGACCCCGGTGCAGATTTCTACCTCGCCATTAGGTTCAGCATAAGCGATAACACACTCGAAGTGCGCGTCCCGCTTTTCCCAGGGAACATCCTGCATTTTGTACAGCAGCTTTTCGTTATTGCGCTGATCATTAGTGGGTATGCCAGCGTACCGCGCCGAATGAATCCCCGGCTCCCCATTGAGAAACTCCACTACCAGTCCAGAATCATCTCCGATAGCAGGCAGATTTAAAGCTTTGGCTGTTTCCAGCGCCTTTTTGACCGCATTCGCGGTAAATGTGCGCCCATCTTCAACAATTTCGGGTAGATCAGCTATTTCCGCTGCCCCCTTCACGATAATGGGCAAATCAGCGAGGATGGCTTTTATTTCCTCTACTTTGTGCTGATTCTTTGACGCAACTACCAACACCGGCTCAGTCACCAGACGTTCCTCCCCACATTGTAGTCAAACCTGATGTTAATTCGCGTCTCTGGATTTTAATTAACTCGTCTACGCCTTTTTCTGCCATCTCCAGCATGGCATTTAGCTCCTGACGGCTGAATGTCTTTCCTTCGGCTGTTCCCTGAACTTCCACCAGCTGTCCGGAACCAGTCATTACAACATTAAAATCTACTTCCGCTTGGGAATCCTCCTGATAGCATAAGTCCAAAAGAACCTCACCATCGACAACTCCGACGCTGACTGCCGCCAGGTAATCGCTGACCGGGATGGTTTCCCATTTTTCCTGCTCCTTAAGCTTGCTCAAAGCATCCACTAAAGCAATGTACGAACCTGTAATGGCGCTGGTACGGGTACCTCCGTCAGCCTGAATTACATCACAGTCAATCCAGATTGTCCGCTCTCCGATTGCTTTTAAATCCACCACTGCTCGCAGTGCTCTTCCGATTAGGCGCTGGATCTCATGGGTGCGGCCGCCCTGCTTTCCTCGCGATGCCTCGCGAATGTTGCGCACCTCGGTTGCCCTGGGGAGCATACCATACTCCGCAGTAATCCAACCTTCACCCATTCCCCGCAGAAAAGGAGGAACTTTATCTTCCACAGAAGCAGTACAAAGTACTTTGGTGTCTCCCACAGTGATCAGTACCGAGCCCTCTGCATACTTGTTTACATTCCGTTCAATTTTTACCGGCCGCAGTTGATCCGCTTTACGACCATCCACTCTATCCACTAACCATACCTCCATTTTTAGTACTTTCATCCATCTTGGCAGCTAAGTCCTGCACAATCCTGCGAAAATGATCGCCGCGGGCTTCGAAATTAGGATACATATCAAAGCTGGCGCATGCCGGTGATAAAAGCACAGTATCCCCGGATCCAGCCAACTGAGAAGCGATATCAACTGCGTGATTAAGGTCATGAGCGCGGTAAATCTGCCCATATTCAGGCTCTACGGCTAAGATTTCCCGCTGAATCTGGTCAGCAGTCTGGCCCATTAGAATCACTGCTTTGACACTTTCAACTACCGCTTCAGCCAAGCCCCGATAACTAAGTTTTTTATCGTATCCACCTGCAATTAAAATCACTGGATTTGTGAAAGCCTCGATTCCCGCAATTGTTCGAGCAGGGCTTGTAGCTATTGAGTCGTTAACATAACTTACCTCATTTATGACTGCAACTGGTTCAAGTCGATGTTTAACTCCCTTAAAGTTCCGAGCGACTGTACGGATTGCGTCCCAATCTGCACCGGCTAGGTGAGCAGCAAGAGCAGCAGCCATAATATTTTGGACATTATGCTCTCCGATTAAACCAATGTCCTGCTTCGATATTAATGGCACAATTCCTGCCTGATCTTGGAAAACCAGCATGTCTGCCTCATCAACATAGATGCCGGGATTGACTTTAGTTCTTAAGCTGAAATAGTAGACCGATCCAACCGCCTCCTCAGCCATGGCTGCAACAATCGGATCATCGAAGTTAAGCACCACCACATCTTGAGGGGTTTGGTGCAGGTAGATCTGCTTTTTTGCGTGGATATACTTGTCCATGGTCAGATGCACGTCGAGATGGTTCTCGCTGATATTGGTAATTAGAGCTAAATGGGGGCTCTGCTCAAGCAGCTCCAGCTGAAAGCTGGACAGCTCCATAACTATCGGCTCATCTGCAGGAATCTCCTCAATTCGCTCTATTAATGGGGTGCCAATATTGCCGCCGACATGGCACTCGATATTGGCGGCTTTGAGCATTTCCCCAACTAAAGTGGTGGTAGTGGTTTTGCCGCTGCTGCCGGTTATACCAAAAACCGGAGCTTTGGCCTGCTTAAGCACCAGCGCAACTTCACTGAGAAGTGGAACTCTGCCGATCAGCGCTTGGATTTCCGGCAGATGTTTCGGTATCCCCGGTGTGAGAAACACCGCGTCATAATGGTCGAGATCAACGAGGTAATCTGCTCCTAAGCGCAGATCCACACCAAGTTCCCGCAAAAGCTCATACCGTTCCCCAAGCTCTGCGGCGGTTTTGCGGTCCCGGCCTGAGATCGCCGCTCCATGCGCTTGCAGATACCTAATTAAGGGCACATTACTGATGCCCAATCCAACCACCGCTACCTGTTTTCCCTGCCATTGTTTCATTGATCTTTCTCTCCTCGCCACACCGGAGACAGCTCGCCCAGAAAAGCTTCCATCGCGCTCGGCAGGGCTTCTGCCGGCTTATGAAAGCGCACTGACTTGATCTCCTGTCCAATAAAAAAGCTGGCCTTTTTGCGAAATTCTTCCGGATCTCCACTGGTCCAAAAGACCTCGGCAGATGGCTGCGGGTTCTCAGCATAGCCGTGATCCTGCAGCCAATCCCGCACATCTTCAGCCAGCTGCCATGCGGGATCAACAATGTTTATTCTCGGTCCGATGATCTCTCGGATTGGTTTCAGCAAAAACGGATAGTGGGTGCACCCCAAAATCAAAGTATCGATCCCCTGTTTTACCAGTGGATCTAAATATTGATGAAGAGCTGTATACACTTCCAGACCATCGACTTTTCCTGCTTCAATTAAAGGCACCAGCTTGGGGCAGCTCTGGGCAAAGACCTGAATGTCCGGTGCAAGTTTGCGGAACTCTTTCTGATAGCTGCCGCTGTTTACCGTTCCCACAGTGGCAATTAAGCCGATGCGGTTGTTTTTGGTGGCAGCGGCAGCTTTTTTCACCGCCGGTTCAATCACGCCAAACATGGGAATACTGGCGCTTAACTGCAGGGTAGGTAAAGCAAGGGCGGATGACGTGTTGCAGGCAGCAACAATGACCCGCGCCCGCTGTTGTTTTAAGAAACTCACGATGCCGTGGGAATAAAACAAGATCTGTTCCTTAGTCTTGTCTCCATAAGGAATATGGGCAGTATCAGCGTAATAAATCAGATCCTGCTTCACCAGTTGTTTAAAAGCCAGCCAGACTGTTAAGCCTCCCACACCGGAATCATAAATTCCGATTGGTGCTTTTGCCATTTCCATAATTTATCCTCCACTTATATCTATTATCGTGCTCCGATTAATGATTCATCTCTGCTGAGAGGTTGTGACAAATCAACGTGACCGGCGATAGTTGCAATACTTCGCCCCTCAACCAGAATGCGAACATACTCAATTTGGGCATCTTCGGTCAAGGTATTAACCAACCCATAAACAGTGATCAGCTCTGCCGAACTGCCTCCCGGATGATTTTCGACCAGCGCTGCGTTGAAATTGACCAGAATCAAATTACCTTCAACTTGGTAATTAATCACTTGGGTTCCCTCTGGCAGGATCGGTCTCAAACTTTTATTCTGGGGTCCGTTAACCAAAGCCTGCAGTCGGTCTCCGAGCGTGGGGCTGCCAGTTCGCATTTCCGGCTGCAGATAGACATCCTCACCGGATGCAAAATAGACCACCCAGAAAGGCTCTGAGCTGGCCGGGCTCTCTGTTTGAAAGAAAGCTGTTCGAATCAAAAACCCGACACTTACAATCAGCAGTATGACAGCAATCCACTGTTTAAGTTTGGTCATTAGTAAACACCTACCTCAGCCGTCAGCGGTAATTTTGGAAAAACAGCAGTACACCGTTAAGCAGACCTTCAGCTATCTTTTTCTGGTAGTCAGGATCAATCAGCAGTTTTTCTTCTTCCGGGTGACTTACAAAACCGACTTCGACTAAAACGGCAGGCATTTCAGCATTGTTTAAAACATGCAGGTCTGTCCGGGGGCGCACACCTCGATTCTTGGCATCCAAATGGTTCACCAGTTCACTCTGGACAACTTGTGCCAGGCGGAAGTTTTCAAGATAGAGAGGATTGTACAAGGTTTCAACCCCTCTGGCTGCGGTGCCCTCATAAGAATTGGCGTGGACAGAAATGAAGATTTCCGCGTTTACCATATTCGCTATTGCTACCCGATCAAAATAGGATACGTAGCGGTCATCATTTCTGGTATACACCACAATGGCACCCTGCTCTTCCAGCAGGCGTCCCAGCTCAAGGCTGATGGGCAGTACCACATCTTTCTCAAATACTCCCAATACATTC includes these proteins:
- a CDS encoding glycosyltransferase family 4 protein, whose amino-acid sequence is MKVAWVIRPAAGGIKQHLNYLRRGLSSCCEIIVCGPQELEEWAEGCPFYPIEITDGIEPKQDLKAVWQLTKVLRAVKPELIHIHGLKSVMIAVPAAKLSGVKKTLFTAHNMLPQPQTRWYRATHGLVNRTLLKALGRIIAVSDTVGSELAEFVPYNRIVTIRNGVDYHRFEGYSRREALALMGLDSKHFIIGAVARLIAEKGIACLLKAAVLLRNVLPQMRIVIVGDGPMRHQLELYSQALQLEPYVKFLGFRSDVPALMAGWDLFVLPSLSEGLSVSVLEAMAAKLPVVVSDLPSTREVVEQGKGGYFFAPDNAPGLAAAVLKIAKDQSKKRRMGEHNYQSVIRSFGVDHMIQATKLQYQQLIEEGTVW
- a CDS encoding diacylglycerol kinase family lipid kinase — protein: MSIAIVANPSAGRGRGRKVAESVANVLRDRNQDFELFLTEGPKHAVELAYQASRKHEIVAALGGDGTINEVLSGIWETESKLAIIPGGTGNDYARGLDIPRDPLAALDLIQNGRAVKVDVVKETDRMFGVVSTIGFPSTVLVNVNAHRDSWLKGSPVFLASVAKTIRELESYRVKITLDHKEIDTKVVGVVLMNMPYGGGGLKFAPDARYNDGLISVVIIKEVGKFELMRALPTVYFGKHVNHPKVEILQGKKVRIEAEQPLIKSFDGDLAGTTPLEAEIYPEKAEVIVGV
- a CDS encoding XTP/dITP diphosphatase, whose protein sequence is MTEPVLVVASKNQHKVEEIKAILADLPIIVKGAAEIADLPEIVEDGRTFTANAVKKALETAKALNLPAIGDDSGLVVEFLNGEPGIHSARYAGIPTNDQRNNEKLLYKMQDVPWEKRDAHFECVIAYAEPNGEVEICTGVCRGRIGYQPRGDNGFGYDPLFIVPEYDKTFAELDAEVKNKISHRAKALSQLRSILIEKFSR
- the rph gene encoding ribonuclease PH; this encodes MEVWLVDRVDGRKADQLRPVKIERNVNKYAEGSVLITVGDTKVLCTASVEDKVPPFLRGMGEGWITAEYGMLPRATEVRNIREASRGKQGGRTHEIQRLIGRALRAVVDLKAIGERTIWIDCDVIQADGGTRTSAITGSYIALVDALSKLKEQEKWETIPVSDYLAAVSVGVVDGEVLLDLCYQEDSQAEVDFNVVMTGSGQLVEVQGTAEGKTFSRQELNAMLEMAEKGVDELIKIQRRELTSGLTTMWGGTSGD
- a CDS encoding UDP-N-acetylmuramoyl-L-alanine--D-glutamate ligase, giving the protein MKQWQGKQVAVVGLGISNVPLIRYLQAHGAAISGRDRKTAAELGERYELLRELGVDLRLGADYLVDLDHYDAVFLTPGIPKHLPEIQALIGRVPLLSEVALVLKQAKAPVFGITGSSGKTTTTTLVGEMLKAANIECHVGGNIGTPLIERIEEIPADEPIVMELSSFQLELLEQSPHLALITNISENHLDVHLTMDKYIHAKKQIYLHQTPQDVVVLNFDDPIVAAMAEEAVGSVYYFSLRTKVNPGIYVDEADMLVFQDQAGIVPLISKQDIGLIGEHNVQNIMAAALAAHLAGADWDAIRTVARNFKGVKHRLEPVAVINEVSYVNDSIATSPARTIAGIEAFTNPVILIAGGYDKKLSYRGLAEAVVESVKAVILMGQTADQIQREILAVEPEYGQIYRAHDLNHAVDIASQLAGSGDTVLLSPACASFDMYPNFEARGDHFRRIVQDLAAKMDESTKNGGMVSG
- a CDS encoding glutamate racemase; translated protein: MEMAKAPIGIYDSGVGGLTVWLAFKQLVKQDLIYYADTAHIPYGDKTKEQILFYSHGIVSFLKQQRARVIVAACNTSSALALPTLQLSASIPMFGVIEPAVKKAAAATKNNRIGLIATVGTVNSGSYQKEFRKLAPDIQVFAQSCPKLVPLIEAGKVDGLEVYTALHQYLDPLVKQGIDTLILGCTHYPFLLKPIREIIGPRINIVDPAWQLAEDVRDWLQDHGYAENPQPSAEVFWTSGDPEEFRKKASFFIGQEIKSVRFHKPAEALPSAMEAFLGELSPVWRGEKDQ
- a CDS encoding GerMN domain-containing protein; this translates as MTKLKQWIAVILLIVSVGFLIRTAFFQTESPASSEPFWVVYFASGEDVYLQPEMRTGSPTLGDRLQALVNGPQNKSLRPILPEGTQVINYQVEGNLILVNFNAALVENHPGGSSAELITVYGLVNTLTEDAQIEYVRILVEGRSIATIAGHVDLSQPLSRDESLIGAR